The proteins below come from a single Geobacillus thermoleovorans genomic window:
- a CDS encoding response regulator: MARVLVVDDAAFMRMMIKDILTKNGHEVVAEAADGRQAIEKYKETQPDVVTMDITMPEMDGITALKEIKKIDSNAKVIMCSAMGQQAMVIDAIQAGAKDFVVKPFQADRVIEAINKTIG, from the coding sequence ATGGCAAGAGTGCTTGTCGTTGATGATGCGGCATTTATGCGCATGATGATTAAAGACATTTTGACAAAAAACGGACATGAAGTCGTCGCCGAAGCGGCCGATGGGCGGCAGGCGATCGAGAAATACAAGGAAACGCAGCCCGATGTAGTGACAATGGATATTACGATGCCGGAGATGGATGGGATTACGGCGCTCAAGGAAATTAAAAAAATCGACAGCAACGCCAAAGTCATTATGTGCTCCGCGATGGGGCAGCAGGCAATGGTGATTGATGCCATTCAAGCCGGGGCGAAAGATTTTGTGGTCAAGCCGTTCCAAGCGGACCGCGTCATCGAAGCGATCAACAAAACGATCGGGTGA
- the fliZ gene encoding flagella biosynthesis regulatory protein FliZ — protein MAIWRWAAVLLAAAIALGPVPALAAQSPTVADCLQHPDSCGKSAPSGQQTKQTANQAADAVSAFDVLRLIGATAFVLFLLYALFQWLSRRQLFVSGQKGAIEHLGGTSVGANRSVQLIKVGRRLLVIGVGDSIQLLKEIEDEDEIHELLAQHRERLERMAEFGRLGSLLRGEWTAKSKRKSGSLSSFSALLAEEMKQMAEKRNEWLNRLKKKGTAGDE, from the coding sequence ATGGCAATTTGGCGCTGGGCGGCCGTTTTGCTGGCAGCAGCCATCGCTTTGGGGCCGGTGCCGGCATTGGCCGCCCAAAGCCCGACGGTCGCCGACTGCCTGCAGCATCCCGATTCATGCGGGAAGTCAGCTCCTTCCGGGCAACAGACAAAACAGACAGCGAATCAAGCCGCTGATGCGGTTTCCGCTTTCGATGTGCTTCGGCTCATCGGCGCGACCGCCTTTGTTCTCTTCCTTCTTTATGCGCTGTTTCAATGGCTTTCCCGCCGTCAGTTGTTCGTTTCCGGCCAAAAAGGCGCCATTGAGCACCTTGGGGGAACAAGCGTCGGGGCGAACCGCTCTGTGCAGCTGATTAAAGTCGGCCGCCGGCTGCTCGTCATCGGCGTCGGCGATTCGATTCAGCTGCTTAAGGAAATTGAAGACGAAGATGAAATCCATGAGCTGTTAGCGCAGCATCGCGAACGGTTGGAACGGATGGCGGAGTTCGGCCGGCTTGGCTCCCTCCTTCGCGGTGAGTGGACGGCGAAATCAAAGCGGAAAAGCGGTTCGCTGTCATCGTTTTCGGCGCTGTTGGCTGAGGAGATGAAGCAAATGGCCGAAAAGCGAAACGAGTGGCTCAATCGGTTGAAGAAGAAAGGGACGGCGGGCGATGAGTGA
- the fliP gene encoding flagellar type III secretion system pore protein FliP (The bacterial flagellar biogenesis protein FliP forms a type III secretion system (T3SS)-type pore required for flagellar assembly.) has protein sequence MSEFVHMFDSMAPEHVSTAVKLLLLLTVLSIAPGILIMMTCFTRIVIVLSFVRTALGTQQMPPNQVLVGLALFLTFFIMAPTWKEINDQALQPLFADKIDLEEAYERAAVPLKQFMSQYTRQEDLALFLSYSGAKQPKTINDIPMTALVPAFAISELKTAFQMGFMIFIPFLVIDMIVASVLMSMGMMMLPPVMISLPFKILLFVLVDGWHLVVKSLLQSFQ, from the coding sequence ATGAGTGAATTTGTCCATATGTTTGATTCGATGGCTCCCGAGCACGTGTCGACAGCGGTGAAGCTTCTTCTGCTGCTCACCGTTTTGTCGATCGCTCCCGGCATTCTCATTATGATGACATGTTTTACGCGCATCGTCATCGTTTTGTCGTTTGTGCGCACGGCGCTCGGCACGCAGCAGATGCCGCCGAACCAAGTGCTCGTCGGGCTCGCGCTGTTTTTAACATTTTTCATTATGGCGCCAACCTGGAAAGAAATCAACGACCAGGCATTGCAGCCGCTGTTTGCCGACAAAATTGATTTGGAGGAGGCGTATGAACGGGCGGCTGTTCCGCTGAAGCAGTTTATGAGCCAATACACAAGGCAGGAAGATTTGGCGCTGTTTTTATCATACAGCGGCGCCAAACAGCCGAAAACGATCAACGACATCCCGATGACCGCGCTCGTGCCGGCGTTTGCCATCAGTGAGTTGAAAACGGCGTTTCAAATGGGCTTTATGATTTTTATTCCGTTTTTAGTCATCGACATGATCGTCGCCAGCGTCTTAATGTCGATGGGGATGATGATGCTGCCGCCTGTGATGATTTCGCTGCCGTTTAAAATTTTATTGTTTGTCCTTGTTGATGGCTGGCATTTGGTCGTCAAATCATTGTTGCAAAGTTTTCAATAA
- the fliQ gene encoding flagellar biosynthesis protein FliQ: protein MSADFIIRLAEQGVYIVLVVCGPLLLLSLAVGLVVSIFQAATQIQEQTLAFVPKIVAVLLGLVFFGPWMLSKMVSYAHDIFNNLASFIG from the coding sequence ATGAGTGCCGATTTCATCATCCGCCTTGCTGAACAAGGCGTGTATATCGTGCTTGTCGTCTGCGGGCCGCTCTTGTTGTTGTCCCTTGCCGTCGGGCTTGTCGTCAGCATTTTTCAGGCGGCGACGCAAATTCAAGAGCAGACGCTCGCGTTTGTGCCGAAAATCGTCGCCGTCTTGCTTGGACTTGTGTTCTTTGGGCCGTGGATGCTCTCGAAAATGGTGTCGTACGCGCACGATATTTTCAACAATCTTGCTTCGTTTATAGGCTGA
- the fliR gene encoding flagellar biosynthetic protein FliR codes for MEQVWTYFPAFLLVFVRAASFFAAMPLFSYRTVPASYKAGLAFLFSWLLFWAMPKPVLALDGVYVLLVVKEALVGLALGLLAAILMAAVQVAGGLIDFQIGFAIANVIDPQTGAQSPLLGEYLHLLALLLLLMLDGHHLLLDGMFYSYHWLPLDRLPHIADGPAVEYVVRVFAAMFAAAVQMAAPLVGSLFLVDVALGIIARAVPQMNIFAVGFSAKTAAAFLLLLAAVGGILLAARGVFHFMFASLRELMRLLGGG; via the coding sequence ATGGAACAAGTATGGACTTATTTTCCGGCGTTTTTGCTCGTCTTTGTCCGCGCTGCTTCGTTTTTCGCGGCGATGCCGTTGTTTTCCTACCGGACCGTGCCGGCTTCGTATAAAGCCGGATTGGCGTTTTTGTTCAGCTGGCTGTTGTTTTGGGCGATGCCCAAACCGGTGTTGGCGCTTGACGGCGTGTATGTATTGCTTGTCGTAAAAGAAGCGCTCGTCGGACTGGCGCTTGGGCTGCTGGCAGCGATCCTCATGGCGGCGGTGCAAGTCGCCGGCGGCTTGATCGATTTTCAAATCGGGTTTGCCATCGCCAACGTCATCGACCCGCAAACTGGAGCGCAAAGCCCGCTGCTTGGCGAGTATCTTCATTTGCTGGCGCTTTTGCTTTTGCTTATGCTTGACGGGCACCATTTGCTGCTTGACGGCATGTTTTACAGCTATCATTGGCTGCCGCTTGACCGCTTGCCGCACATTGCCGATGGGCCGGCGGTGGAGTACGTCGTGCGGGTGTTCGCTGCCATGTTTGCCGCCGCTGTGCAAATGGCCGCCCCGCTTGTCGGATCGCTCTTTTTAGTCGACGTGGCGCTTGGCATCATCGCCCGCGCGGTGCCGCAAATGAACATTTTCGCGGTCGGCTTTTCCGCCAAAACGGCGGCGGCGTTTTTGCTCCTGTTGGCGGCAGTCGGGGGAATATTGCTCGCGGCGCGCGGCGTATTTCACTTCATGTTTGCCTCGTTGCGCGAGTTGATGCGGCTGTTGGGGGGCGGATAA
- the flhB gene encoding flagellar biosynthesis protein FlhB → MGEWRLDLQFFAGEKTEKATPRKRQEVREKGQVAKSGDVVSASVLLASFLALSLAGAYERDGLLRLFARALSDYASASLTVDSLHRLFLDWLSHASLLLAPLFAAAVLAAGLANFLQIGALFTVEPLKMDWNRLNPVQGMKRLFSLRALVELLKSVLKAGIIGAVVFAALLAERSELAALVSKTPGEALTVVGGLTVKMGLYAAGALLFLALFDYLYQRFEFEKSIRMSKQDIKDEYKKTEGDPLIKSRIKQKQREMAMRRMMQEVPNADVVITNPTHYAVALKYEDGKMEAPVVVAKGADYMAMKIKEVAKTHGVVTVENRPLAQALYRQTEVGDMIPEAFFKAVAEILAYVYRLKGNV, encoded by the coding sequence ATGGGCGAGTGGCGGCTCGATTTGCAATTTTTCGCTGGGGAAAAAACGGAAAAGGCGACGCCTCGCAAACGGCAAGAAGTGCGGGAAAAAGGACAGGTGGCCAAAAGCGGTGATGTCGTCTCCGCTTCCGTGCTGCTTGCTTCATTTCTTGCTTTGTCCTTGGCCGGGGCGTACGAGCGGGACGGTCTGCTGCGGTTGTTCGCCCGCGCCTTGTCCGATTATGCGTCCGCTTCGTTGACGGTTGACTCGCTTCACCGGCTGTTTCTTGACTGGCTTTCCCATGCATCCTTGCTTTTGGCGCCGCTGTTCGCCGCCGCAGTGCTGGCGGCTGGGTTGGCCAACTTTTTGCAAATCGGCGCCTTGTTCACCGTTGAACCGTTAAAAATGGATTGGAACCGCCTCAATCCCGTGCAAGGAATGAAACGGCTGTTTTCGTTGCGCGCCTTGGTCGAGCTGTTGAAATCCGTGTTAAAAGCTGGAATCATCGGTGCGGTCGTGTTCGCGGCGCTGTTGGCCGAACGAAGCGAGCTTGCGGCGCTCGTTTCCAAGACGCCGGGTGAGGCTTTGACTGTCGTCGGCGGCTTGACGGTGAAAATGGGGCTGTACGCCGCGGGGGCGCTCTTGTTTTTAGCGCTGTTTGATTACTTGTATCAGCGGTTTGAATTTGAAAAAAGCATCCGCATGTCCAAACAGGACATTAAAGATGAATACAAAAAGACGGAAGGCGATCCGCTCATCAAATCGCGCATCAAGCAAAAACAGCGCGAGATGGCGATGAGGCGGATGATGCAGGAAGTGCCGAACGCGGATGTCGTCATTACCAACCCAACGCATTACGCCGTTGCCCTCAAGTATGAAGACGGCAAGATGGAAGCGCCGGTCGTCGTCGCGAAAGGGGCGGATTATATGGCGATGAAAATCAAGGAAGTGGCGAAAACCCATGGCGTCGTGACTGTCGAAAATCGCCCGCTTGCGCAGGCGCTCTACCGCCAGACGGAAGTCGGCGATATGATTCCAGAGGCGTTTTTTAAGGCAGTGGCGGAAATTTTGGCGTACGTCTATCGGCTCAAAGGAAACGTGTAG